From Anaerohalosphaera lusitana, one genomic window encodes:
- the rplB gene encoding 50S ribosomal protein L2, with the protein MAIKVYKPTSPGRRNASVIDYRKELTTGKPEKTLCKRIKKTGGRNHHGKTTTRFRGGGARRIYRIIDFKRAKDSSAATVQTIEYDPNRNCFISLVQYEDGEKRYVLAPSRLQVGDKIESGDNVEPRVGNAMPLRRIPVGVEIHNIEMTAGQGGKLVRTAGGTARLVAKEGDWATVILPSGEMRMIRMECRATIGQLSNADYQNVRIGKAGRKRHMGRRPHVRGKAMNPVAHPMGGGEGRSNGGRHPCSPTGVPAKGGKTRKRNKPGSNRIIRRRKTNRGVQIV; encoded by the coding sequence ATGGCTATTAAAGTATACAAACCGACAAGTCCAGGACGCAGAAACGCGTCGGTAATCGACTACCGCAAGGAGTTGACCACCGGCAAACCTGAGAAGACGCTCTGCAAGAGGATCAAGAAAACAGGCGGTCGGAATCACCATGGCAAAACGACTACTCGTTTCCGTGGCGGCGGTGCAAGGCGCATCTATCGCATAATCGATTTTAAACGCGCTAAGGACAGTTCTGCTGCAACCGTTCAGACCATTGAATATGATCCGAACCGTAACTGCTTTATCTCGCTGGTTCAGTATGAAGACGGCGAAAAGAGATACGTACTTGCTCCTTCACGACTTCAGGTTGGCGACAAGATCGAAAGCGGCGACAATGTTGAACCGCGTGTGGGCAATGCCATGCCTTTGCGTCGCATCCCGGTCGGAGTTGAAATACATAATATCGAAATGACAGCAGGACAGGGCGGCAAGCTCGTCCGAACCGCGGGCGGAACTGCAAGGCTGGTCGCTAAAGAAGGCGACTGGGCAACTGTTATCCTGCCAAGCGGCGAAATGCGTATGATCCGCATGGAATGCCGTGCTACTATCGGCCAGCTCAGCAATGCTGACTACCAGAACGTAAGGATCGGCAAGGCCGGCCGCAAGCGTCACATGGGTCGCAGGCCGCACGTACGCGGTAAGGCCATGAACCCGGTCGCTCACCCGATGGGTGGTGGTGAAGGCCGCAGTAATGGTGGTCGTCATCCTTGCTCGCCTACCGGCGTACCCGCGAAGGGCGGAAAGACTCGTAAGCGTAACAAGCCCGGAAGCAACCGGATCATCCGTAGAAGAAAGACTAACCGCGGCGTTCAGATTGTTTAA
- the rplW gene encoding 50S ribosomal protein L23, producing MDDHNIVIKPLVTEQSMHFAGKYNAYAFQVNRRANKTQVREAVQRLYGVKVVDVRTMNRKGKPRRRGRNIGSTSNWKKAVVVLHEDHHIDLF from the coding sequence GTGGATGATCATAACATTGTAATTAAACCGTTGGTTACAGAGCAAAGCATGCATTTTGCAGGTAAGTACAATGCTTATGCTTTCCAGGTAAACAGAAGAGCCAACAAGACCCAGGTTCGTGAAGCTGTTCAGAGGCTTTACGGAGTAAAGGTTGTCGACGTAAGAACTATGAACCGCAAAGGTAAACCTCGTCGCCGCGGCAGGAACATTGGCAGCACGAGCAACTGGAAAAAGGCGGTTGTGGTACTCCATGAGGATCACCATATAGATCTGTTCTAG
- the rpoC gene encoding DNA-directed RNA polymerase subunit beta' has translation MVESIYDRINDYGSVKISLASPNDIRSWSFGEVRKPETINYRTYRPEKDGLFCERIFGPERDWECACGKYKGTKFKGIICDRCGVKVTHSRVRRKRMGHINLAAPIVHIWFFKAMPSRLSTLLGMKTSSLEKVVYFQDYVITDPGQSPLKFMQLLSEEEYRDALNKYGNCFKASMGAEAVQELLGKLDLKAISIELREEVKKTNSKQKIKDLTKRLKTVNAVLESENNPEWMILDVIPVIPPDLRPLVMLESGNFATSDLNDLYRRIINRNNRLKKLIDLNAPEVIIRNEKRMLQQAVDSLLDNNRCRRPVLGSNNRPLKSLTDMIKGKQGRFRENLLGKRVDYSARSVIVVGPHLKLYQCGLPKKIALELFQPFIIRKLKERGHADTIKSAKRMLERRDEHVWDILEEVIHQHPVLLNRAPTLHRMGIQAFEPVLVEGNAIVLHPLVCSGFNADFDGDQMAVHLPLSIEAQVEVHTLVLSTNSLFSPANGSPVMTPSQDMVLGNYYITCMRVDQKGEGMMFRSTQEAITAHELGKVAMHAKVKVCLPEGKMVRTKKGDLEGGVIETTPGRCLFNEILPEEMPFYNYGMDKKGLSTVISDSYDICGGKGTIELLDNIKELGFKRAMLAGLSFGITDLRIPDEKWDIVERTQKRVNKVIKNFQQGVLTGGERYNQIIDAWTHARVEVTNRMMDAMRNDTRDGKPYLNPIWVMRDSGARGSVDQIQQLAGMRALMAKPSGEIIETPILSNFREGLNVLEYFSSTHGARKGLADTALKTADSGYLTRKLADVAQNVMVSEIDCGTLQGITKTTVYKGEAVDVPLRQLIIGRTARDNIRNPITDEMIVRENEVITAEAAAKIEELGLDAIRVRSPLTCESKVGVCGKCYGWDLSAGDLVEEGLAVGIIAAQSIGEPGTQLTMRTFHTGGIAEIAVLETSQKAPRAGKASFIDVKSAPFELEDGTVVNICLKRQAEMAVVDDKGRELERFKIPYGGIIQVNDGDPVKKGTILFSWDPHRVPILAEVGGFVRLMDVVEGETMRIEEDRKGQPGRPVIIEHKGDKHPQVIIEDQTGKILDVHYLPAKARVEVEEGEEVKAGALLARLPRGGGGTQDITGGLPRVTEIFEARKPKNPAAMAEISGTIELKSDKRRGKMTVIVRSESGMEKEHHVPRDRHLNYHTGDYVDAGDALTDGPLVPHDILRIKGEEALQRYLLREIQNVYRAQNVTISDKHIEIIVSQMMRKVEIESVGDSDYLPGEIVDKQQFRESNEELFKKLRITEPGDTDLEKGVLVTREELDAANEKVEQLGGETAKGKKPRPASANTLLLGITKASLQSESFISAASFQETTKVLTEAALGSKIDNLCGLKENVILGHLIPAGTAFKPYLNMKVKHLAEPPVPKQLEDLREEKEAEAAADKAMKAALGLDES, from the coding sequence ATGGTAGAGTCAATTTACGATCGCATAAATGATTACGGTTCGGTAAAGATATCACTGGCAAGCCCTAATGATATCCGAAGCTGGTCGTTCGGTGAAGTGCGCAAACCCGAGACGATCAATTATCGAACCTATCGTCCCGAAAAGGACGGTCTGTTCTGCGAGCGTATTTTCGGTCCTGAGCGGGACTGGGAATGTGCCTGCGGTAAATATAAAGGTACTAAGTTCAAGGGCATCATCTGCGACCGCTGCGGCGTCAAGGTTACGCACAGCCGAGTTCGCCGTAAGAGAATGGGGCACATCAATCTCGCCGCTCCGATCGTACACATATGGTTCTTCAAGGCAATGCCCAGCCGATTGAGCACGCTTCTGGGCATGAAAACCTCTTCTCTGGAAAAGGTGGTATACTTCCAGGACTATGTAATAACCGATCCCGGCCAGAGCCCGCTGAAGTTCATGCAGCTTCTCAGCGAAGAAGAATATCGCGATGCCCTGAACAAGTACGGCAACTGCTTCAAGGCAAGCATGGGTGCAGAGGCTGTTCAGGAACTGCTCGGCAAGCTCGATCTCAAGGCGATCAGCATCGAGCTTCGCGAAGAAGTCAAAAAGACCAACAGTAAGCAGAAGATCAAGGACCTGACCAAGAGGCTAAAAACGGTCAATGCGGTACTTGAAAGCGAAAACAATCCTGAGTGGATGATCCTGGATGTGATCCCGGTAATCCCGCCTGATCTGCGTCCGCTGGTCATGCTCGAAAGCGGCAACTTTGCCACAAGTGACCTGAACGACCTTTACAGGCGCATCATTAACAGAAATAACCGTCTCAAGAAGCTTATCGATCTGAACGCTCCTGAGGTTATCATTCGCAACGAAAAGCGGATGCTGCAGCAGGCAGTCGATTCGCTGCTGGACAACAACCGCTGCCGCAGGCCGGTACTCGGAAGCAATAACAGGCCTCTCAAGAGTCTTACCGACATGATCAAGGGTAAGCAGGGCCGTTTCCGTGAAAATCTGCTCGGTAAGCGTGTGGACTACTCCGCTCGTTCAGTTATCGTGGTTGGTCCTCACCTCAAGCTTTATCAGTGCGGCCTGCCCAAGAAGATCGCTCTGGAGCTTTTCCAGCCGTTCATTATTCGCAAGCTTAAAGAACGCGGTCACGCCGACACGATCAAGAGCGCAAAACGCATGCTCGAGCGTCGTGATGAGCACGTCTGGGATATTCTCGAAGAGGTAATTCATCAGCATCCTGTACTGCTCAACCGTGCACCTACACTGCACAGGATGGGTATTCAGGCATTCGAGCCTGTGCTCGTGGAAGGTAATGCGATCGTTCTGCATCCGCTGGTATGCTCGGGCTTTAACGCTGACTTTGACGGTGACCAGATGGCGGTCCATCTGCCGCTGAGTATCGAGGCACAGGTCGAGGTGCACACTCTGGTGCTGTCGACGAACAGCCTGTTCTCGCCTGCTAACGGCTCGCCTGTGATGACTCCTTCTCAGGACATGGTGCTCGGTAACTACTATATTACCTGCATGCGTGTCGATCAGAAGGGCGAGGGCATGATGTTCCGCAGCACGCAGGAAGCGATCACCGCTCATGAGCTGGGCAAAGTCGCAATGCACGCGAAGGTCAAGGTCTGCCTGCCGGAGGGCAAGATGGTCCGAACCAAGAAGGGCGATCTAGAAGGCGGGGTTATTGAAACGACTCCAGGCCGATGCCTGTTCAATGAAATTCTGCCCGAAGAAATGCCATTCTACAATTATGGCATGGATAAGAAGGGGCTGTCCACGGTTATCTCTGACTCCTATGACATATGCGGCGGTAAGGGTACTATCGAGCTGCTCGACAACATCAAAGAACTCGGCTTCAAGCGTGCGATGCTTGCTGGATTGAGTTTTGGTATTACCGACCTGCGTATTCCTGACGAGAAATGGGATATCGTTGAACGCACTCAGAAACGTGTCAATAAGGTTATCAAGAACTTCCAGCAGGGCGTTCTGACCGGCGGCGAACGATACAATCAGATCATCGACGCCTGGACACATGCACGTGTTGAAGTCACGAACCGCATGATGGACGCTATGCGTAACGATACACGTGACGGCAAGCCTTACCTTAATCCGATCTGGGTTATGAGGGACTCCGGTGCTCGTGGTAGCGTCGACCAGATTCAGCAGCTCGCAGGTATGCGTGCACTGATGGCAAAGCCCAGCGGCGAGATCATCGAGACGCCTATTCTGTCGAATTTCCGTGAGGGCCTGAACGTACTTGAATACTTCAGCTCGACTCACGGTGCACGTAAGGGTCTTGCTGATACAGCTCTCAAGACTGCCGACTCCGGTTATCTTACACGTAAGCTTGCAGACGTCGCACAGAACGTAATGGTCAGTGAGATCGATTGCGGCACGCTGCAGGGTATTACAAAGACGACGGTCTACAAGGGCGAAGCAGTCGATGTGCCGCTGAGGCAGTTGATCATCGGCCGAACCGCTCGCGACAATATCAGGAACCCGATCACGGACGAAATGATCGTCCGCGAAAACGAGGTAATAACCGCAGAAGCTGCCGCCAAGATCGAGGAACTCGGTCTCGACGCTATCAGGGTGCGAAGCCCGCTTACTTGTGAAAGCAAGGTTGGCGTATGCGGCAAATGTTACGGCTGGGACCTCAGTGCAGGCGATTTGGTCGAAGAAGGCCTGGCAGTCGGTATCATCGCCGCTCAGTCGATCGGTGAGCCTGGTACTCAGCTTACTATGCGTACTTTCCATACCGGTGGTATTGCGGAAATCGCCGTTCTCGAAACTTCGCAGAAGGCGCCGCGTGCCGGTAAAGCCAGCTTCATTGACGTCAAGAGTGCTCCGTTTGAGTTGGAAGACGGCACAGTTGTTAACATCTGTCTGAAACGCCAGGCAGAGATGGCGGTTGTCGACGACAAGGGACGTGAGCTCGAACGCTTTAAGATTCCTTACGGCGGAATCATCCAGGTCAATGACGGCGATCCGGTCAAGAAGGGTACTATTCTGTTCAGTTGGGATCCGCACCGTGTGCCGATCCTTGCTGAGGTCGGCGGTTTCGTACGACTTATGGACGTTGTCGAAGGTGAGACCATGCGTATCGAAGAGGATCGCAAGGGACAGCCCGGCCGACCCGTTATTATCGAACACAAGGGTGATAAGCATCCGCAGGTCATCATCGAAGATCAGACAGGCAAGATCCTCGACGTTCACTACCTGCCCGCAAAGGCCCGCGTGGAAGTTGAAGAAGGCGAAGAAGTCAAGGCCGGTGCACTGCTCGCTCGTCTGCCTCGCGGCGGCGGCGGTACGCAGGATATTACCGGCGGTCTGCCTCGTGTTACTGAGATTTTCGAAGCTCGTAAGCCCAAGAACCCCGCTGCTATGGCGGAGATCAGCGGTACCATCGAGCTCAAGAGTGATAAACGCCGCGGTAAGATGACTGTCATCGTACGCAGCGAAAGCGGAATGGAAAAGGAACACCACGTTCCGCGTGACCGTCACCTGAACTATCATACCGGTGACTACGTCGATGCTGGTGACGCACTGACGGACGGCCCGCTCGTTCCGCATGACATTCTGCGGATCAAGGGTGAAGAGGCCCTGCAGAGGTATCTGCTGCGTGAGATCCAAAACGTATATCGTGCCCAGAACGTGACGATCAGCGACAAGCACATTGAGATTATCGTCTCTCAGATGATGCGTAAGGTCGAGATCGAAAGCGTCGGTGACAGCGACTATCTGCCAGGCGAGATCGTTGATAAGCAGCAGTTCAGGGAATCTAACGAAGAACTGTTCAAGAAGCTGCGGATCACCGAGCCGGGCGACACGGATCTCGAAAAGGGCGTGCTGGTAACCCGTGAAGAGCTGGATGCGGCCAACGAAAAGGTCGAGCAGCTCGGCGGTGAAACCGCCAAGGGCAAGAAACCGAGACCCGCTTCAGCTAATACGCTGCTGCTTGGTATAACCAAGGCTTCATTGCAGTCGGAAAGCTTTATTTCGGCTGCGAGCTTCCAGGAGACAACTAAGGTCTTGACTGAGGCCGCACTTGGCAGTAAGATAGACAACTTATGCGGTCTCAAGGAAAACGTTATACTGGGTCACTTGATCCCGGCGGGTACGGCATTCAAGCCTTACCTGAACATGAAGGTTAAGCATCTTGCTGAGCCTCCTGTACCGAAACAGCTTGAGGACCTGCGAGAAGAGAAGGAAGCCGAAGCAGCCGCCGACAAGGCTATGAAGGCTGCTCTTGGTCTTGACGAATCGTAA
- the rplD gene encoding 50S ribosomal protein L4: protein MIDVAVYNREGKEVESLQVDEAVFGGSVRYPLLKQAIVMYHANKRVGTAANKSRGMVAGSTRKLFRQKGTGNARVGNSRTNKRVGGGVAFAKGVRDYGKDMPKKQRRLARDSAILAKLQAGGVVVVDELTMDAPKTKDFAGVLKNLKIDRSCLVTLSEQDTNIYKSARNVPKVSVLDVAQLNAGDICNRQKMLITKDALMSLVNRS, encoded by the coding sequence ATGATTGACGTTGCAGTATATAACAGGGAAGGCAAAGAGGTTGAGAGCCTCCAGGTCGACGAAGCAGTCTTCGGCGGTTCTGTACGCTATCCCCTGCTCAAGCAGGCGATCGTTATGTATCACGCAAACAAACGCGTAGGTACGGCAGCTAACAAGAGCCGCGGCATGGTTGCCGGTTCCACACGGAAGCTTTTCCGTCAGAAAGGTACCGGTAATGCACGTGTCGGTAACAGCCGCACCAACAAGCGAGTCGGCGGTGGTGTTGCTTTCGCAAAGGGCGTTCGTGACTATGGTAAGGATATGCCCAAAAAACAGCGAAGGCTCGCACGGGATTCTGCTATCCTGGCAAAGTTGCAGGCAGGCGGCGTAGTTGTTGTCGATGAGCTGACAATGGATGCTCCAAAGACTAAAGACTTTGCTGGCGTTCTCAAGAATCTCAAGATCGATCGCAGTTGCCTGGTAACCCTGAGTGAACAGGATACAAATATATACAAGTCCGCCAGGAACGTTCCCAAGGTTTCCGTTCTGGACGTTGCTCAGCTCAATGCAGGCGACATTTGTAATCGTCAGAAAATGCTGATAACCAAAGATGCACTGATGTCACTGGTTAACAGAAGTTAG
- the rplC gene encoding 50S ribosomal protein L3 → MAMLLGKKIGMTQVYDEEGKIAAVTVIQAGPCVVTQVKTPETDGYSAVQLGYDDVKKSRVKQAAAGHAKKANTTAKRFIREWRLDEGTEPEVNLGDEVTVSAFAEIKSVDVVGTSKGKGFAGVMKRHGFGGFPQSHGTKRMHRHAGSIAGHSSDAGSGGNVKKGKRMAGQMGCDRVTSKNHQLVGIDEEKNLLIVKGSVAGASGGYVEIRASKGKK, encoded by the coding sequence ATGGCAATGTTGCTTGGTAAAAAAATAGGGATGACCCAGGTTTATGACGAGGAAGGCAAGATCGCAGCAGTCACTGTGATCCAGGCCGGACCTTGTGTTGTGACGCAAGTTAAGACCCCGGAGACCGACGGCTATTCGGCTGTACAGCTCGGCTACGACGATGTGAAGAAGTCGCGAGTCAAACAGGCAGCCGCCGGTCATGCCAAAAAGGCTAATACGACAGCAAAGAGGTTCATTCGCGAATGGCGTCTTGACGAAGGCACTGAGCCGGAAGTCAACCTCGGCGATGAGGTTACCGTCTCGGCCTTTGCGGAGATCAAATCCGTAGACGTAGTAGGCACCAGCAAGGGTAAAGGTTTTGCAGGTGTAATGAAGCGTCACGGTTTCGGTGGTTTCCCCCAGAGTCACGGTACTAAGCGTATGCACAGGCACGCCGGTTCTATCGCGGGCCATTCCAGTGACGCTGGTAGCGGCGGTAATGTCAAAAAGGGTAAGAGAATGGCCGGTCAGATGGGTTGTGACCGCGTGACAAGCAAGAATCATCAGTTGGTCGGCATCGACGAAGAAAAGAACCTGCTGATAGTTAAGGGTTCTGTTGCCGGCGCATCGGGTGGTTATGTTGAAATCCGTGCCTCCAAGGGCAAAAAGTAA
- the rpsJ gene encoding 30S ribosomal protein S10 produces the protein MATQTEKIRIRMEAYDAKSLDASAREIVDQARRTHARVSGPVPLPTRIERFTVLRSPHINKKAREQFEMRTHKRLIDIHEANARTVEALNRLVVPAGVFVKIKA, from the coding sequence ATGGCAACGCAAACGGAAAAAATTAGAATTCGGATGGAAGCATACGATGCAAAGTCACTTGATGCTTCTGCTCGTGAAATTGTGGACCAGGCACGCCGCACGCATGCCAGAGTCAGCGGCCCGGTTCCGCTGCCAACGCGCATCGAGCGTTTTACTGTGCTTCGCAGCCCGCATATTAATAAGAAAGCTCGTGAGCAGTTCGAAATGCGCACACACAAGCGCTTGATCGATATTCATGAAGCCAATGCCCGCACCGTAGAGGCCCTTAACAGGCTGGTAGTTCCGGCGGGTGTTTTTGTAAAGATAAAGGCCTAA
- the rpsL gene encoding 30S ribosomal protein S12, with amino-acid sequence MPTINQLVRRGRGRKAKKRVSDITGCPQKRGVCLVVRTQTPKKPNSALRKIARVRLTNGKEVTAYIPGIDHNLQEHSTVIVRGGRVRDLPGVRYHIVRGSLDTAGVDGRKQGRSKYGAKK; translated from the coding sequence ATGCCGACGATTAATCAGTTAGTTCGCCGTGGTAGAGGCAGAAAAGCGAAAAAGCGTGTTTCAGATATTACCGGTTGCCCGCAGAAACGCGGTGTTTGTCTGGTAGTAAGAACACAGACACCTAAAAAGCCTAATTCTGCTCTGCGTAAGATAGCTCGTGTACGTCTGACTAACGGCAAAGAGGTTACGGCTTATATCCCGGGTATCGATCACAACCTGCAGGAGCACAGTACTGTTATAGTACGTGGCGGCAGGGTACGTGACCTTCCTGGTGTTCGTTATCACATCGTACGCGGCAGCCTCGACACCGCCGGTGTTGACGGTCGTAAGCAGGGTCGCAGTAAGTACGGTGCCAAGAAATAA
- the rpsS gene encoding 30S ribosomal protein S19 — MGRSQKKGPFVDEKLYYKVMKQVEAGTSEPIKTWARACTIIPEFVGFTFMVHNGKIFNKVFVTEDMVGHKLGEFSLTRTFRGHSGEK, encoded by the coding sequence ATGGGACGTTCTCAGAAAAAAGGGCCATTCGTTGATGAGAAGCTTTATTACAAGGTAATGAAGCAGGTCGAAGCCGGCACCAGCGAGCCGATAAAAACATGGGCAAGGGCTTGTACCATAATCCCGGAATTTGTTGGTTTTACGTTCATGGTTCACAACGGCAAAATCTTTAATAAGGTTTTCGTCACTGAAGATATGGTTGGACACAAGCTTGGTGAGTTCTCACTGACGCGTACCTTCCGTGGTCACTCGGGCGAAAAATAG
- the rpsG gene encoding 30S ribosomal protein S7: MAKRFTASRAQMKPDAKFNSILVSKFINCLMWDGKKSTAQKVFYDAMNIMDNKIKDESPLEVFETAINNVKPMLEVRSKRVGGASYQVPMQVKPKRQQALAFRWILAATRNKKGKPMSQRLASELLDAYRKEGTAMTTRENVHRMAEANKAFAHFAW, translated from the coding sequence ATGGCAAAGAGATTTACGGCTAGCAGAGCTCAGATGAAACCGGATGCGAAGTTCAACAGCATCCTCGTTTCAAAATTTATCAATTGTCTGATGTGGGACGGCAAAAAGAGTACCGCTCAGAAGGTGTTCTATGATGCAATGAACATAATGGACAATAAGATAAAAGATGAAAGCCCACTCGAAGTTTTCGAGACGGCTATCAACAATGTAAAGCCCATGCTTGAGGTACGAAGCAAGCGTGTCGGCGGTGCAAGTTACCAGGTACCAATGCAGGTGAAGCCCAAAAGGCAGCAGGCTCTGGCGTTCCGCTGGATCCTTGCGGCAACCCGCAATAAGAAGGGCAAGCCGATGAGCCAGCGTCTGGCATCCGAACTTCTGGATGCATATCGCAAGGAAGGTACTGCGATGACTACACGTGAAAACGTGCACAGAATGGCTGAAGCGAACAAGGCGTTTGCACACTTCGCCTGGTAA
- the fusA gene encoding elongation factor G yields the protein MAENLEKLRNIGIMAHIDAGKTTVTERVLFYSGRTYKIGETHEGTAVMDWMEEEQERGITITSAATRCEWAGHAINLIDTPGHVDFTAEVERSLRVLDGAVAVFDASEGVQAQSETVWRQGQKYELPCLCFINKMDKLGADFEMAVQSIRDKLLANPVPMQLPIGAENDFVGFVDLMDMKVYKFYQEKKGAEFKVEDIPEDMKDAAEHARHDLLEAAAEFDESIMEDYVHENPISTDRIIAAIREGTLQNKLNPVFVGSALKNIGTRRLLDGVTRFLPSPYDRPKFYGHKPDDEEEAIEIDCDSNKPLVALAFKITSDKHGDLNFLRIYQGSIKKGTRVLNANKNKKENITRIFQMHAASRESRDVAKAGDIVAVIGLKDTWTGDTLSDPKHPVVLESISFPETVISMSIEPATAAERGKLGDALQVLRREDPTFGCQYSEETGQTIISGMGELHLEILRNKLVRDMKVNVRVGTPKVAYKEAISQSAGGEGKFVKQTGGRGQYGHAVIEIEPEADEDGHYTNENTVENAIVGGAIPKEYINPTSKGIMDGLTAGPLAGFPVVGVKATILDGSSHSVDSSEMAFEQAGSMAVRDAMSKAKPILLEPIMKVQVVAPESDYGSVQGSLIAKRAMITDTHVHGNMRVLDAKVPLAEMFGYAGEIRSMTGGRGSFTMEPLAYERVPEQISEKILEAY from the coding sequence ATGGCAGAGAATCTCGAAAAACTTAGAAATATCGGCATTATGGCACACATCGATGCCGGAAAAACAACCGTTACGGAAAGAGTACTTTTCTATAGCGGCAGAACATACAAGATCGGTGAGACCCACGAGGGTACCGCCGTTATGGACTGGATGGAAGAAGAGCAGGAACGAGGCATCACCATTACATCCGCTGCTACGCGATGTGAATGGGCGGGCCATGCGATAAACCTGATCGATACCCCTGGTCACGTAGACTTTACCGCTGAGGTCGAGCGGTCATTGCGCGTACTCGACGGTGCAGTGGCGGTCTTCGACGCAAGCGAAGGCGTTCAGGCCCAGAGCGAAACCGTCTGGCGACAGGGTCAGAAGTATGAGCTTCCGTGCCTTTGTTTCATTAATAAGATGGACAAGCTCGGAGCAGATTTCGAAATGGCGGTTCAGAGCATACGTGACAAACTGCTTGCCAATCCGGTTCCCATGCAGCTTCCAATCGGTGCTGAAAATGATTTCGTGGGCTTCGTGGACCTCATGGATATGAAGGTCTATAAGTTCTATCAGGAAAAGAAAGGCGCCGAGTTCAAAGTCGAGGACATCCCCGAAGACATGAAGGATGCCGCTGAGCACGCGAGGCATGATTTATTGGAGGCCGCTGCCGAGTTCGACGAGTCCATCATGGAAGACTACGTCCATGAGAATCCGATCAGCACCGACAGGATCATTGCAGCTATCCGCGAGGGTACGCTTCAGAACAAGCTTAATCCTGTATTTGTAGGATCGGCCTTGAAGAACATCGGAACCCGCCGCCTGCTCGACGGCGTTACCCGGTTCCTTCCTTCACCTTATGACAGGCCGAAGTTCTACGGGCATAAGCCTGACGACGAAGAGGAAGCGATCGAGATAGACTGCGATTCGAATAAGCCGCTGGTGGCGTTGGCGTTTAAGATCACCAGTGATAAGCACGGCGACCTAAACTTTTTGCGTATTTACCAGGGCAGCATCAAGAAGGGCACTCGCGTACTTAATGCAAATAAAAATAAGAAGGAAAACATCACGCGTATCTTCCAGATGCACGCTGCTTCCCGAGAGAGCAGAGATGTCGCTAAAGCAGGTGATATCGTTGCTGTTATCGGACTCAAGGACACCTGGACCGGCGACACGCTCAGCGACCCGAAGCATCCGGTAGTGCTTGAGAGCATAAGTTTTCCGGAAACGGTCATAAGCATGTCGATCGAACCCGCTACCGCCGCTGAGCGAGGTAAGCTTGGCGACGCTCTTCAGGTTCTGCGTCGCGAAGATCCGACTTTCGGCTGTCAATACAGCGAAGAGACGGGCCAGACCATTATCAGCGGCATGGGCGAGCTTCACCTGGAGATCCTGCGCAACAAGCTCGTCCGCGACATGAAGGTCAATGTCCGCGTCGGAACACCAAAGGTCGCATATAAGGAAGCGATCAGTCAGTCCGCAGGCGGCGAGGGCAAATTCGTCAAACAGACCGGCGGTCGCGGTCAGTACGGCCACGCGGTTATCGAGATCGAGCCTGAGGCGGACGAAGACGGCCATTACACGAACGAGAATACTGTCGAAAACGCAATAGTCGGCGGGGCGATCCCTAAGGAATACATTAATCCGACCAGCAAGGGTATTATGGACGGCCTGACAGCAGGTCCGCTGGCGGGTTTCCCGGTTGTCGGCGTCAAGGCCACTATCCTGGACGGTTCGTCTCACTCGGTGGACAGCTCGGAAATGGCGTTTGAACAGGCCGGCTCAATGGCGGTTCGTGACGCGATGAGCAAAGCCAAACCGATCCTGCTCGAACCTATCATGAAGGTGCAGGTAGTCGCTCCAGAGTCCGACTATGGTTCAGTACAGGGAAGTCTGATCGCAAAACGAGCTATGATCACCGATACTCATGTGCACGGCAATATGCGCGTGCTGGATGCGAAGGTGCCGCTGGCCGAAATGTTCGGCTATGCAGGCGAGATTCGCAGTATGACAGGCGGCAGAGGCTCATTTACGATGGAACCGCTGGCGTATGAGCGTGTTCCCGAACAAATTTCTGAGAAAATTCTAGAGGCCTATTGA